A section of the Pseudanabaena mucicola str. Chao 1806 genome encodes:
- the tnpC gene encoding IS66 family transposase, protein MKESPPKQRISREEIRGIYQQGEEAVIALVEGLLHKIEQLEERLEVLENQAKKDSQNSSKPPSSDGFGKRTKSLRGKSERQSGGQIGHEGNTLEWREEIDETIVHRVDQCESCGASLVGTEILNWDLRQVHDLPPIVLKVTEHQAEVKCCNHCGLLNRGKFPADVSNVVQYGSGLKGLIVYLMEGQLLPTERVRELISEIFDCKLSEGTIYNAREYCYGQLETVEQYLKEGIQAAEVGHFDETGMRVKGKLMWLHVASTSGLTYYFMHTKRGQIAMDAMDILPNFDGISVHDGLSSYAQYDCKHALCNAHHLRELTFIVERYQQPWAELMLSLLVEIKDQIGVAKTDGLSALPSEKSADFERRYQELIDQGLKANPPPPIDPDIPPRKGRLKQSPAKNLLDRLQKNQSAVLAFMYDFRVPFDNNQAERDLRMMKLKQKVSGTFRSLEGAQMFCRIRGYISTLRKQGVNVLESLKQVFLGNHFFPNLQPE, encoded by the coding sequence ATGAAAGAGAGTCCACCAAAGCAAAGAATCAGTAGAGAAGAGATCCGAGGGATCTATCAACAAGGCGAAGAAGCTGTTATTGCTTTGGTGGAAGGACTATTGCACAAGATAGAGCAACTAGAAGAGCGATTAGAAGTATTAGAAAATCAGGCAAAGAAAGATAGTCAAAACAGTAGCAAACCACCATCAAGTGACGGATTTGGAAAGCGAACAAAAAGCTTGCGAGGAAAAAGTGAACGGCAAAGCGGAGGACAAATTGGGCATGAAGGCAACACCTTAGAGTGGCGAGAAGAAATCGATGAAACCATCGTGCATCGGGTAGACCAGTGCGAAAGTTGCGGAGCCTCGTTAGTAGGCACAGAGATATTAAATTGGGACTTGAGACAAGTGCATGATTTACCACCAATAGTCCTAAAAGTAACAGAACATCAAGCCGAAGTAAAATGCTGTAACCACTGCGGATTATTAAATCGCGGAAAATTTCCAGCCGATGTGAGCAACGTAGTGCAGTATGGATCAGGACTAAAGGGATTAATAGTCTATCTGATGGAGGGACAATTACTGCCAACAGAGAGGGTGCGGGAACTAATCAGCGAAATATTTGACTGCAAACTATCGGAAGGGACAATCTACAACGCAAGAGAATATTGCTATGGGCAATTAGAAACCGTAGAACAGTATCTAAAAGAGGGGATACAAGCTGCCGAAGTAGGACATTTTGACGAAACAGGGATGCGGGTCAAAGGAAAACTGATGTGGTTGCATGTGGCAAGTACATCAGGGTTAACCTACTACTTTATGCATACCAAACGGGGTCAAATAGCTATGGATGCGATGGATATTCTGCCCAACTTTGACGGTATCAGTGTCCATGATGGTTTATCTAGTTATGCCCAATATGATTGTAAACATGCTTTGTGCAATGCACATCATTTACGGGAATTGACGTTTATCGTTGAACGTTACCAACAGCCATGGGCAGAGTTGATGCTCTCGTTATTGGTTGAAATCAAAGACCAGATAGGAGTTGCCAAAACTGATGGACTCAGCGCTTTACCCTCAGAAAAATCAGCAGATTTTGAGCGACGTTATCAGGAACTAATTGACCAAGGACTTAAAGCTAATCCGCCGCCTCCCATAGATCCAGATATCCCACCAAGGAAAGGTCGTCTTAAACAAAGTCCAGCCAAGAACTTACTCGACCGTCTTCAAAAAAATCAATCGGCTGTTTTAGCTTTTATGTATGATTTTCGTGTTCCTTTTGATAACAATCAGGCGGAACGTGATTTACGTATGATGAAACTCAAACAGAAAGTATCTGGCACTTTTCGCTCTCTTGAGGGCGCTCAAATGTTCTGTCGCATTCGTGGCTATATTTCGACTCTCAGAAAGCAAGGTGTTAATGTTCTGGAGTCTCTCAAACAAGTGTTTCTTGGAAACCATTTCTTCCCAAATCTCCAGCCTGAGTAG
- a CDS encoding DUF4007 family protein, producing the protein MSELNLSFHTTFSLKKEDILRMIKVAEEEEKGVKDSQENLMAKTGLGNKKVSPIKSWSIRSGLVDRETGKLTPQGAIARKQDPYLQSPITDWLMHFYLSFSDKGLATPPPDPAEWGGWTWFVYSFLPQRKTFTRQELESYAGSVFTKAAKNIAKDLNILLRAYIEPHALFGCGFVKAIEKDKFAVGQANQPNDYLIAYLLSQLWERDFGDTNSVQTREILQQKLGLTEVLGINADSLQTILDRLEAKAIIEQNRAVSPAETVRRWHNPLDLLEKALKTFDLWISQFIFA; encoded by the coding sequence ATGTCAGAATTAAATCTCAGCTTTCATACAACTTTTTCACTCAAAAAAGAAGATATTTTGAGAATGATCAAAGTTGCCGAAGAAGAAGAAAAAGGAGTTAAGGATTCTCAAGAGAATCTCATGGCTAAAACTGGCTTAGGCAATAAAAAAGTTAGTCCCATCAAGTCTTGGTCTATTCGTTCTGGATTAGTTGATCGAGAGACAGGCAAACTCACACCACAAGGCGCGATCGCCCGCAAACAGGATCCTTATCTCCAATCACCCATCACCGATTGGCTGATGCACTTCTATCTCAGCTTCAGCGACAAAGGACTAGCCACACCACCCCCCGATCCCGCCGAATGGGGCGGCTGGACATGGTTTGTTTATAGCTTCTTGCCACAACGCAAAACTTTTACTCGCCAAGAACTCGAAAGCTATGCAGGGTCAGTATTTACCAAAGCAGCCAAAAATATTGCCAAAGACCTCAATATTTTGCTGCGTGCTTACATAGAACCTCATGCCCTTTTTGGTTGCGGCTTTGTCAAAGCGATCGAGAAAGACAAATTTGCAGTTGGTCAAGCCAATCAGCCCAATGACTATCTCATTGCTTACTTGCTGTCTCAACTCTGGGAGCGAGACTTCGGCGACACTAACTCTGTCCAAACCCGCGAAATCTTACAACAAAAACTAGGACTAACAGAGGTTCTTGGCATTAATGCAGATTCACTTCAGACGATTTTAGATCGCCTAGAAGCCAAAGCCATCATCGAGCAGAATCGCGCTGTCTCCCCCGCCGAAACTGTCCGCCGTTGGCATAATCCTCTAGATCTATTGGAGAAAGCATTAAAAACCTTTGATCTGTGGATATCTCAATTTATCTTTGCTTGA
- a CDS encoding type II toxin-antitoxin system HicA family toxin has protein sequence MSNYPSVKAKDFIKVIEQLGFYFDRQKGSHAIYKNAEGKRVVIPIHSGKDIKQGTLSGMLQDIDLDKETFFKLLQK, from the coding sequence ATGAGCAATTATCCAAGCGTTAAAGCAAAAGATTTCATCAAAGTGATTGAACAATTAGGATTTTACTTTGATCGCCAGAAGGGTAGTCATGCCATTTATAAAAATGCTGAAGGTAAAAGGGTTGTCATTCCAATCCATTCTGGGAAAGATATCAAACAAGGCACTTTATCAGGGATGCTCCAAGATATCGACTTAGACAAAGAAACGTTTTTTAAATTACTGCAAAAATAA
- a CDS encoding type II toxin-antitoxin system HicB family antitoxin, whose product MKKQAYNYTVLLEKEEEGGYHAFCPMLKGCHSQGDTFEETIENITEAIELYIESLIADQKPIPQENLIVKPLSVLV is encoded by the coding sequence ATGAAAAAACAAGCCTATAACTACACTGTACTTTTAGAAAAAGAGGAAGAGGGTGGATATCATGCCTTCTGCCCTATGCTAAAAGGCTGTCATTCTCAAGGGGATACCTTTGAAGAGACTATCGAAAATATTACAGAAGCAATTGAGTTGTATATCGAAAGTCTCATTGCCGATCAGAAACCAATCCCTCAAGAAAATTTAATCGTTAAACCCTTGAGTGTGTTGGTATGA
- a CDS encoding Uma2 family endonuclease: MTMAIAKTTKNAKPRVTFADYLTYFDGSDTKYELVDGELVAMSLGTGLHGETIDRTYQAINAEINRTAQPWIVRQGQIGVRCPRGIGLDTVRIPDVVVMQQDNWQALQEREAVIDFDLSAPLLVIEVISPPTKNIDYRAKRTEYAARDIPEYWIIDPLESKVSVLINSDGWYDITEFFDSDRLISPTFPELQLTPRIILKGA, encoded by the coding sequence ATGACTATGGCGATCGCCAAAACCACAAAAAACGCTAAGCCCAGAGTCACCTTTGCTGACTACCTGACTTACTTTGACGGGTCTGATACAAAATATGAATTAGTTGACGGAGAACTTGTAGCAATGTCATTAGGAACAGGCTTACATGGGGAAACAATTGATCGTACATATCAAGCAATTAATGCCGAGATAAATCGTACTGCACAACCGTGGATTGTTCGGCAAGGACAAATAGGTGTACGTTGTCCGCGTGGCATTGGACTAGATACGGTCAGGATTCCTGATGTGGTAGTGATGCAGCAAGATAATTGGCAAGCTTTGCAAGAACGGGAGGCTGTGATTGATTTTGATCTATCTGCACCATTACTTGTCATCGAAGTAATCAGCCCTCCCACCAAAAACATTGACTACCGAGCCAAACGCACTGAATACGCCGCCCGTGATATCCCTGAATATTGGATCATCGATCCGCTAGAGTCAAAAGTCTCAGTCTTAATTAATTCCGATGGCTGGTATGACATAACTGAGTTCTTTGATAGCGATCGCCTGATTTCTCCAACTTTTCCCGAACTTCAGTTAACCCCACGAATAATCTTAAAAGGAGCCTAG
- a CDS encoding putative toxin-antitoxin system toxin component, PIN family: MNIRSLQALNPPPRIVIDTNLILSALIFGGKTARIRLSWQENLIYPLASKDTITELIRVLAYPKFKLSTSEQEDLLADYLPFCDTVQMTEKPVVNCECRDPKDQMFLELAIAGNADYLITGDQDLLCLANNFNCPILTIEQFYQIIGG; the protein is encoded by the coding sequence ATGAACATTCGCTCTTTGCAAGCCTTAAATCCACCGCCACGGATTGTTATTGATACTAATTTGATTTTGTCGGCTTTAATATTTGGTGGTAAGACTGCAAGAATTCGATTATCTTGGCAAGAAAATTTGATATATCCTTTGGCATCTAAGGACACGATTACTGAACTAATCAGAGTACTCGCCTATCCAAAGTTCAAATTATCAACTAGTGAACAAGAAGATTTATTAGCAGACTATTTACCATTTTGTGACACAGTTCAGATGACAGAAAAACCAGTAGTAAATTGTGAATGTCGAGATCCTAAAGATCAAATGTTTTTAGAGTTAGCTATAGCTGGAAATGCTGATTATCTGATAACAGGAGATCAAGATTTACTTTGCCTTGCCAATAATTTCAACTGTCCAATTTTAACCATTGAACAGTTTTACCAAATTATTGGAGGATAG
- a CDS encoding AbrB/MazE/SpoVT family DNA-binding domain-containing protein, translating into MLAKLTTKNQLTLPKSITKEIGESEYFDVKVEHGQIILTPVKIHRADAVRAKLADLQITEQDIADAVAWARK; encoded by the coding sequence ATGCTTGCAAAATTAACTACCAAAAACCAGCTTACACTTCCCAAAAGTATTACCAAAGAGATTGGCGAGTCAGAATATTTTGATGTCAAGGTAGAACATGGGCAAATTATTTTGACTCCAGTTAAAATCCATCGTGCAGATGCTGTACGAGCGAAACTGGCAGATTTACAAATCACTGAACAGGATATTGCTGATGCTGTTGCTTGGGCGCGAAAATAA
- a CDS encoding phosphoadenosine phosphosulfate reductase family protein, with amino-acid sequence MTRHILGLSGGKDSTALAILMHKEVPQMEYFFCDTGKELPETYEYLERIKARLGIKIEYLNAERDFDHWLEVFNGVLPSPRVRWCTRKLKIEPLEKFVGDDKAVSYIGIRADENREGYVSAQPNIYPVYPFKERGLVKSDILNILDDSGIGLPSYYEWRSRSGCSFCFFQRKYEWVKLAEKHPEEFAQAVAYERDHKDGRTYTWTQGETLLELIARKDQVIADHEKAIAREKKTSPKLSLAEVLESVLDDEDDEMPCLACHL; translated from the coding sequence ATGACTAGACATATTTTAGGCTTGTCAGGAGGGAAAGACAGTACAGCATTAGCAATTTTGATGCACAAAGAAGTCCCACAAATGGAATATTTCTTTTGCGATACAGGTAAAGAACTTCCTGAAACATACGAATATTTGGAAAGGATTAAGGCGCGTTTGGGAATCAAAATCGAGTATCTGAATGCCGAAAGAGATTTCGATCATTGGTTAGAAGTGTTCAACGGTGTTCTTCCTTCACCAAGAGTTAGATGGTGTACCCGAAAGCTTAAAATAGAGCCTCTTGAAAAATTTGTAGGAGACGACAAAGCTGTTAGTTACATTGGTATAAGAGCAGACGAAAATCGAGAAGGTTATGTATCGGCACAACCAAATATTTATCCAGTTTATCCATTTAAAGAAAGAGGTTTAGTCAAATCTGATATTCTTAATATTCTTGATGATAGCGGAATTGGCTTACCTAGTTATTATGAATGGCGAAGTCGATCAGGATGTTCTTTTTGTTTTTTTCAGCGCAAATATGAATGGGTAAAGCTTGCTGAAAAACATCCAGAAGAATTCGCTCAAGCGGTTGCCTATGAAAGAGATCATAAAGATGGGAGAACATATACTTGGACTCAAGGAGAAACACTCTTAGAACTCATTGCTCGTAAAGACCAAGTTATTGCTGATCATGAAAAGGCGATCGCTAGAGAAAAGAAAACATCTCCCAAGCTTAGCCTTGCCGAAGTATTAGAATCAGTACTAGACGATGAAGATGACGAAATGCCTTGTTTAGCTTGCCATTTGTAA
- a CDS encoding Uma2 family endonuclease, translated as MVQALERNCDRHFAHDAISWEQFKVIQSGFENVPNLRLTYCERILEIMGIGKAHEMYTSLLSSLLSAYFEIYGIEFFPSGAYSQIIPNVTEFQSDLSYCFGQDKDIPDLCIEVVITSGSPSKLRKYQLRGVPEVWFWEDGAIAIYCLENHQYVKVSQSQVLPNLDLTLLCRCLLLSSPLAALREFRKGINL; from the coding sequence ATGGTTCAAGCCTTAGAGAGAAATTGCGATCGCCATTTTGCCCATGATGCTATATCTTGGGAACAGTTTAAGGTGATTCAGTCTGGGTTTGAGAATGTCCCAAATCTACGGTTAACTTATTGTGAAAGAATTTTAGAGATTATGGGGATTGGGAAAGCTCATGAAATGTATACCAGTCTATTAAGCAGCTTACTAAGTGCTTATTTTGAAATTTATGGTATTGAGTTTTTCCCTAGCGGTGCTTATAGTCAAATTATTCCGAATGTAACAGAATTTCAATCCGATCTTTCCTATTGCTTCGGTCAAGATAAGGATATTCCTGATCTATGTATTGAAGTCGTAATTACTAGTGGCAGTCCTAGTAAGTTACGCAAATATCAATTGCGTGGGGTTCCTGAAGTTTGGTTTTGGGAGGATGGCGCGATCGCCATATATTGTCTAGAAAATCATCAATATGTAAAAGTGAGTCAAAGTCAAGTTTTACCAAATTTAGATTTAACTTTACTGTGCCGTTGTTTATTGCTGAGTTCACCTTTAGCGGCTCTCCGTGAGTTTCGTAAAGGAATTAATCTATGA
- a CDS encoding Uma2 family endonuclease: MSQTLVKIENQYLIKQPVTWEQFKTLQSAFNDIGGVRLNYCEGVLEIVGIGRLHEKVVTMLVMLIGVYCGLKRIRCISTGAYTQQLSGSTEFQADLSYNFETEKEASDLCVEVVVTSGSTKKLRKYQLLGVPEVWFWQDGKISIYLMKDGQYEQSLSSFWLPELDIEHLEQCLLMDSNLEPFLAFQEKYQDKE; encoded by the coding sequence ATGAGTCAAACTTTAGTCAAAATCGAAAATCAATATTTGATTAAGCAGCCTGTGACTTGGGAACAGTTCAAGACGTTGCAATCTGCTTTTAATGATATCGGTGGGGTGCGGCTAAATTATTGTGAGGGAGTTTTAGAGATTGTGGGTATTGGGCGACTGCATGAGAAAGTTGTAACGATGCTGGTAATGCTCATCGGTGTATATTGTGGATTAAAACGCATACGGTGCATTTCAACAGGTGCATATACTCAACAATTATCTGGCAGTACTGAATTTCAAGCCGATCTTTCCTACAATTTTGAAACCGAAAAAGAAGCTTCGGATCTCTGTGTAGAAGTTGTGGTCACAAGTGGCAGTACTAAAAAGCTCAGGAAATATCAACTTCTTGGTGTGCCAGAGGTTTGGTTTTGGCAAGATGGCAAAATTAGCATTTATTTGATGAAAGATGGGCAGTATGAACAGAGCCTATCAAGTTTTTGGCTGCCTGAACTTGACATTGAACATTTGGAGCAATGCCTATTGATGGATTCAAACTTAGAGCCATTTCTAGCTTTTCAGGAAAAATATCAAGACAAGGAGTAA
- a CDS encoding Uma2 family endonuclease, with the protein MPLREHERYKMLVSHLLVVLLNELGLEWESLGSTTFKNRRMQAGIEPDDCYYIQNYQVVTGIKRINLDVDPVPNLAIEVDLTSQTQVSAYEALGVAEIWRIRNDRLEINLLQDGKYVSSTTSKVFPSVPIIEGISLFLERSGDLPMSALCREFRAWLRG; encoded by the coding sequence ATGCCATTACGAGAACATGAACGCTATAAAATGTTAGTCTCACATTTGTTAGTGGTTTTGCTAAATGAACTCGGCTTAGAGTGGGAATCTTTGGGTTCGACAACTTTTAAAAATCGTAGGATGCAGGCAGGTATTGAGCCTGATGATTGTTACTATATTCAGAACTATCAAGTAGTGACTGGAATAAAGCGCATCAATCTTGATGTTGATCCTGTGCCTAATTTGGCGATCGAGGTGGATCTAACTTCTCAGACTCAGGTAAGTGCTTATGAAGCTTTGGGAGTTGCGGAAATTTGGCGTATTCGCAATGATAGATTAGAAATTAATTTGTTGCAGGATGGAAAGTATGTGAGTTCGACAACTAGCAAAGTTTTCCCATCAGTGCCAATTATTGAGGGGATTTCACTATTTTTAGAGCGCAGTGGTGATTTGCCAATGAGTGCTTTATGTCGAGAATTTCGGGCTTGGCTTCGCGGATAA
- a CDS encoding Uma2 family endonuclease, whose protein sequence is MINTLAKAESQYLVKWAVTWEQFKTLQSAFDEIGGVRLSYCEGELEIMGIGLHHEMISSLLGILLSYYFVTKRIRFTSTGAYTQKIEPNLEFQADLSFAFGNDPANTDLCIEIVVTSGGVKKLRKYQLRGIPEVWFWVDGKISIYRFVNGEYIQSDRSEWLPELDIEHLEECLLIESQLDSILAFQQKYQVN, encoded by the coding sequence ATGATCAACACTTTAGCTAAAGCCGAAAGCCAATATCTAGTTAAATGGGCTGTCACTTGGGAGCAGTTTAAAACTTTGCAATCCGCCTTTGATGAGATTGGCGGTGTGCGGCTTAGTTATTGTGAAGGAGAATTAGAAATTATGGGTATTGGCTTACATCATGAAATGATATCCAGTCTACTTGGAATCTTATTAAGTTACTACTTCGTTACCAAACGTATCCGATTCACATCAACAGGTGCTTATACCCAGAAAATCGAACCCAATCTTGAGTTTCAAGCAGATTTATCCTTTGCTTTTGGTAATGATCCTGCAAATACTGACCTATGCATCGAAATTGTAGTTACTAGCGGTGGTGTTAAAAAGTTAAGAAAATATCAACTAAGAGGTATTCCAGAAGTTTGGTTTTGGGTGGATGGCAAAATTAGCATTTATCGCTTCGTTAATGGTGAATATATACAGAGCGATCGCAGTGAGTGGTTGCCTGAGTTGGATATTGAGCATTTAGAAGAATGTTTATTAATCGAGTCTCAGCTAGATTCTATTTTGGCATTTCAGCAAAAGTATCAAGTCAATTAG
- a CDS encoding AIPR family protein, translating to MDNKQLFINGYLERISEQFQVDRDKAFEIFSIAAITERPFQEIYDDILIGGSRDGGIDGAYFVEQGGYYTFMVFQCKNSQKLKQNEIEKFRHDIDDLFVYGISKPNIELIQPRINEYQQLSKDGFIIDIKYYFIYAGSNSDRNNAANSQNFRAYHKPDEYEIWDIDTIYEKISQLIKAQSKRKHIKFIFNPQTSNIITADRQGQGLYTYSVGNVRAANFRIEANELCQLVEQELAGNNTYEFLFSDNIRSFLGFKVRPNQRMKETLNDPNSSIYFPFLNNGITIVCERMEIPSTLQSGKYILPAHNPIIVNGLQTTRVLYEIFKENQRKGISNLENVFVNVRLYETSDLEIVEKITDATNTQTPISYKDKVSNKDFNLYTKEIFANKKIAYITKRGEVFANQLSKQLNSAIESDTLLRFWYATFYEQPETAKNSVYEVMEVVFDATNNYLHPLHRLFNGEKDSPIYQQLIYTYTIYRYVQTKKESQREAKEYISHATELIAYGIYKYLENDLKSIDNPESIEIAYQFVLSLIDQSISEQMAIYKTQDKSFSYSGYFRKAKCRFEYNLKAGIVEDDSIIDKLLTQR from the coding sequence ATGGATAACAAACAATTATTTATCAATGGATACTTAGAAAGAATTTCTGAGCAATTTCAAGTTGATAGAGATAAAGCCTTTGAAATATTTTCAATTGCTGCAATTACTGAGCGTCCATTTCAAGAAATATATGACGATATCTTAATTGGTGGCAGTCGAGATGGTGGCATTGATGGTGCTTACTTTGTTGAACAGGGAGGTTATTATACCTTCATGGTATTTCAATGTAAAAACTCTCAAAAACTAAAACAAAATGAGATTGAAAAATTTCGCCATGATATAGATGATTTATTTGTTTATGGCATTAGTAAACCAAATATTGAGTTAATTCAACCAAGGATCAATGAATATCAGCAGCTATCAAAAGATGGCTTCATTATTGATATTAAATATTACTTTATCTATGCTGGCTCTAATAGCGATCGCAATAATGCCGCAAATAGCCAGAATTTTCGTGCCTATCATAAGCCTGATGAATACGAAATTTGGGATATAGATACAATTTATGAAAAAATTAGTCAACTAATTAAAGCGCAGTCAAAACGTAAACATATTAAGTTTATTTTTAATCCTCAGACATCAAATATTATTACTGCCGATCGCCAAGGTCAGGGGTTATATACTTACTCAGTGGGTAATGTTAGAGCAGCAAATTTTCGGATTGAAGCAAATGAACTTTGTCAATTAGTTGAACAAGAACTAGCGGGAAATAATACCTATGAATTCCTATTTTCTGACAATATACGTTCGTTTTTAGGTTTTAAAGTTAGACCTAATCAAAGAATGAAAGAAACCTTGAATGATCCTAACTCATCAATTTATTTTCCTTTTCTAAATAATGGTATTACAATTGTTTGTGAGCGCATGGAAATACCATCGACATTACAAAGTGGCAAGTATATTTTACCAGCTCATAATCCTATAATTGTCAATGGTTTACAAACAACTCGCGTTCTTTATGAGATCTTTAAAGAGAATCAGCGCAAGGGAATTAGTAACCTCGAAAATGTATTTGTGAACGTAAGATTATATGAAACTAGCGATCTAGAAATAGTCGAAAAAATTACAGATGCTACCAATACTCAAACACCTATTTCCTATAAAGATAAAGTAAGTAATAAAGATTTTAATTTATATACTAAAGAGATTTTTGCTAATAAAAAAATTGCCTATATTACTAAGCGTGGTGAAGTTTTTGCTAATCAACTTAGTAAACAGTTAAATTCTGCTATTGAAAGTGATACACTCTTGCGATTTTGGTATGCAACCTTTTACGAACAGCCAGAAACAGCAAAAAATAGTGTCTATGAAGTGATGGAAGTAGTTTTTGATGCTACCAACAATTACTTGCATCCATTACATCGACTATTTAATGGAGAAAAAGATTCGCCTATCTATCAGCAATTGATTTATACCTATACAATTTATCGTTATGTGCAAACTAAAAAAGAATCACAACGCGAAGCAAAAGAATATATCAGTCACGCTACGGAATTGATTGCCTATGGTATTTATAAGTATTTAGAAAATGATTTAAAATCTATTGATAATCCAGAATCTATAGAAATAGCCTATCAATTTGTTCTCAGTTTGATCGATCAAAGCATCAGTGAGCAAATGGCGATATACAAAACACAAGACAAGTCATTTTCCTATAGTGGTTATTTTCGGAAGGCGAAGTGTAGGTTTGAATATAATCTGAAAGCTGGTATTGTCGAAGATGACTCAATTATCGATAAATTATTAACTCAACGATAG
- a CDS encoding type II toxin-antitoxin system HicB family antitoxin, with amino-acid sequence MNKLKYQPKYQMIIQWSDEDDCFLVGFPDFPNQKWRSHGDTYTEALNNGIEALESLIMAYELSGDKLPEPKTVSMVA; translated from the coding sequence ATGAATAAACTCAAATATCAGCCTAAGTATCAAATGATTATTCAATGGTCAGATGAAGATGATTGCTTTTTAGTAGGATTTCCTGATTTTCCTAATCAAAAATGGCGATCGCATGGCGATACATACACTGAAGCTTTAAATAATGGAATTGAGGCTTTAGAATCGCTAATTATGGCGTATGAATTATCTGGTGATAAATTACCAGAACCAAAAACAGTAAGCATGGTTGCTTGA
- a CDS encoding type II toxin-antitoxin system HicA family toxin, whose protein sequence is MPKKVRELKQILRQEGFTELTGKGSHTNWIHPLYNGKLTISGKDGDDAKRYLEKAVQDALKEVRRNQKDE, encoded by the coding sequence ATGCCTAAAAAAGTACGAGAGCTAAAACAGATTTTACGGCAGGAAGGATTTACCGAATTAACAGGAAAGGGTAGTCATACCAACTGGATACACCCTTTGTATAATGGTAAACTGACGATATCGGGTAAAGATGGAGATGATGCAAAACGCTATTTAGAAAAAGCTGTACAAGATGCCTTAAAAGAAGTAAGGAGAAACCAAAAGGATGAATAA
- a CDS encoding DUF4007 family protein — MVHTINSNIPTVTELIFARHETFYPRYGWLKKGFEAVNANSNIFLEEDAHIQLGVGKNMAKAIRYWCGAFKLIEDDRAGQSSPQASPQISQFGRLLLGEDGYDSFLEDPASLWLLHWHLLQQPCKASAWYAIFNNLHQTEFTIEDLLLMLIQYRDTAGNRTVEASLKKDITCLLRMYVRQGDDLSLNEDNLDCPFAELGLIQKAGDGKHYLFRTGAKTSLPHEILVSACLDFAKTVSTTQRTISLSSLLFDEGSPGMVFKLSESALCDAIEQVARWCNEITFSDSAGIIQMSFTQDPAKLSHTVLNRYYGK; from the coding sequence ATGGTTCATACTATCAACAGCAATATTCCTACTGTCACGGAATTAATTTTTGCTCGTCATGAGACATTTTATCCTCGTTATGGCTGGCTAAAGAAAGGATTTGAGGCGGTTAATGCTAACTCCAACATTTTTTTAGAAGAAGATGCTCACATTCAGCTAGGGGTGGGAAAAAACATGGCGAAGGCAATTCGCTATTGGTGTGGGGCATTTAAGCTGATTGAAGACGATCGCGCAGGACAGTCATCACCGCAAGCATCACCCCAAATATCGCAATTTGGACGATTACTGCTAGGTGAAGATGGTTACGATTCCTTTTTAGAAGATCCTGCTTCCCTATGGTTATTGCATTGGCATCTATTGCAGCAACCCTGTAAAGCCTCAGCTTGGTACGCAATCTTTAATAACTTACATCAAACAGAATTTACTATTGAGGATTTGCTGTTGATGCTCATTCAGTATCGTGATACAGCAGGCAATCGCACTGTGGAAGCTTCATTAAAAAAAGATATCACTTGCCTTTTGCGAATGTATGTTAGACAAGGTGATGATTTGAGTTTGAATGAAGATAACTTAGACTGTCCCTTTGCAGAATTAGGATTGATTCAAAAAGCAGGAGATGGTAAGCATTATTTATTTCGCACAGGTGCTAAGACTAGTCTCCCTCATGAAATCTTAGTATCAGCTTGTCTAGATTTTGCGAAAACGGTTAGTACTACGCAGAGGACAATCTCTTTGTCGAGTTTATTATTTGATGAAGGTAGCCCCGGAATGGTATTTAAGTTATCGGAGTCTGCTCTTTGTGATGCAATTGAGCAGGTAGCAAGATGGTGTAATGAGATTACTTTTTCTGACAGTGCTGGCATAATTCAGATGTCTTTTACTCAAGATCCCGCAAAGCTTAGTCACACAGTTTTAAATAGATATTATGGGAAATGA